Proteins encoded together in one Marinobacter salsuginis window:
- the tkt gene encoding transketolase, which translates to MPSRKDLANAIRALSMDAVQKAKSGHPGAPMGMADIAEVLWNDYLSHNPANPQWANRDRFVLSNGHGSMLQYSLLHLSGYDVSIDDIKNFRQLHSKTPGHPEYGYTPGIETTTGPLGQGIANAVGFAIAEKSLAAQFNRPGHEIVDHYTYAFLGDGCLMEGISHEVASLAGTLGLGKLVFFYDDNGISIDGEVEGWFTDNTPQRFESYGWQVIPAVDGHDADAIRAAIEAARANTDQPTLICCKTIIGFGSPNKQGKESCHGAPLGDDEITLTREQLGWQHGPFEIPADIASAWNAREKGAAAQTEWEQKFAAYEKAEPELAAEFKRRMAGDLPADFAEKAQAYIQECQDKAETVASRKASQNTLNAYGPLLPELMGGSADLAGSNLTIWSDTKGLTKEDASGNYIYYGVREFGMAAIMNGIALHGGFVPYGATFLIFMEYCRNAVRMAALMKQRSIFVFTHDSIGLGEDGPTHQPIEQMASLRTTPNMSMWRPADTVESAVAWKAALERKDGPTAMVFSRQGLPAQDRDAQQLADVAKGAYILSDSEGTPDLILIATGSEVALAQDAAAKLREQGKKVRVVSMPSTDVFDAQSAEYKQQVLPLDVTNRIAIEAGIADYWYKYVGLDGRIIGMTTFGESAPAGELFKEFGFTVDNVLEVAAELLDA; encoded by the coding sequence ATGCCGTCTCGTAAAGATCTCGCCAACGCCATTCGCGCGCTGAGCATGGATGCGGTTCAGAAAGCCAAGTCCGGCCACCCGGGTGCGCCCATGGGTATGGCGGATATCGCCGAGGTTCTGTGGAACGATTACCTGAGCCACAACCCGGCCAACCCTCAGTGGGCCAACCGGGACCGCTTCGTGCTGTCCAACGGTCACGGCTCCATGCTGCAGTATTCCTTGCTGCACCTGAGCGGTTACGACGTTTCTATCGACGACATCAAGAACTTCCGTCAACTGCACTCCAAGACCCCGGGGCATCCCGAGTACGGCTACACCCCGGGCATTGAAACCACCACCGGCCCTCTCGGCCAGGGCATCGCTAACGCCGTTGGCTTTGCCATTGCCGAAAAGTCCCTGGCGGCTCAGTTCAACCGCCCGGGTCACGAGATTGTTGACCACTACACCTACGCGTTCCTCGGCGACGGCTGCCTCATGGAAGGCATCTCCCACGAAGTGGCGTCCCTGGCCGGCACCCTCGGCCTCGGTAAACTGGTGTTCTTCTACGACGACAACGGCATCTCCATCGATGGCGAGGTTGAGGGCTGGTTCACCGATAACACCCCGCAGCGTTTCGAGTCCTACGGCTGGCAGGTGATTCCCGCCGTCGATGGCCACGACGCCGACGCCATCCGCGCCGCTATCGAAGCGGCCCGGGCCAACACCGATCAGCCCACCCTGATTTGCTGCAAGACCATCATCGGCTTTGGTTCCCCGAACAAGCAGGGCAAGGAAAGCTGTCACGGTGCTCCTCTGGGTGACGACGAAATCACCCTGACCCGCGAGCAGCTGGGCTGGCAGCACGGCCCGTTTGAAATCCCGGCCGACATTGCCAGCGCCTGGAATGCCCGTGAAAAGGGTGCCGCAGCCCAGACTGAATGGGAGCAGAAGTTCGCCGCCTACGAGAAGGCCGAGCCGGAACTGGCAGCTGAGTTCAAGCGTCGAATGGCCGGCGACCTGCCTGCCGATTTCGCCGAAAAGGCCCAGGCTTATATCCAGGAATGCCAGGACAAGGCCGAAACCGTGGCTTCCCGAAAGGCTTCCCAGAACACCCTGAACGCCTACGGTCCGTTGCTGCCGGAACTGATGGGCGGCTCTGCCGACCTGGCCGGATCCAACCTGACCATCTGGTCCGACACCAAGGGTCTGACCAAAGAAGACGCGAGCGGAAACTACATCTACTACGGTGTTCGTGAGTTCGGCATGGCCGCCATTATGAACGGCATCGCGCTGCACGGTGGTTTCGTGCCCTACGGCGCGACCTTCCTGATCTTCATGGAATACTGCCGTAACGCCGTGCGCATGGCCGCGCTCATGAAGCAGCGTTCCATCTTCGTGTTCACCCACGATTCCATCGGCCTCGGCGAAGACGGCCCGACACACCAGCCGATCGAGCAGATGGCCAGCCTGCGCACCACGCCCAATATGAGCATGTGGCGCCCGGCCGACACCGTTGAATCTGCAGTGGCCTGGAAAGCCGCTCTGGAGCGCAAAGATGGCCCGACGGCCATGGTGTTCTCCCGTCAGGGCCTGCCGGCTCAGGATCGCGACGCCCAGCAACTGGCTGACGTGGCTAAGGGCGCCTACATCCTCTCCGACAGCGAGGGCACTCCGGATCTGATCCTGATTGCCACCGGTTCCGAAGTGGCCCTGGCCCAGGACGCCGCTGCCAAGCTGCGGGAGCAGGGCAAGAAGGTGCGCGTTGTTTCCATGCCGTCCACCGATGTGTTCGACGCCCAGAGCGCTGAGTACAAGCAGCAGGTTCTGCCGTTGGACGTGACCAACCGCATCGCCATCGAAGCCGGTATTGCCGACTACTGGTACAAGTACGTTGGCCTGGACGGTCGCATCATCGGCATGACCACCTTTGGTGAGTCTGCCCCTGCTGGCGAACTGTTCAAGGAATTCGGCTTTACCGTGGACAATGTCCTGGAAGTGGCGGCTGAGCTGCTGGACGCCTGA
- a CDS encoding DnaJ C-terminal domain-containing protein, producing the protein MDFKDYYAVLGVSESASAEEIKKAYRKLARKYHPDVSKEEDADTKFKDVGEAYEVLKDPEKRAEYDQLRKYGARADGSFEPPPGWQSASGFGGGGYTEADARQFSDFFEEIFGGGRRGGFSGGFGGGGFRQNMRMRGEDVHARIALFLEEAFHGCEKQVSFAVHETDEHGRVIPRQKTLKVKIPAGMREGQNIRLKGQGSPGIGGGEPGDLFIEVEFAPHPHFSMEGRDVMVTVPIAPWEAALGATVTVPTVGSKVNVKVPKGSTSGRKLRLKGKGFPGKHPGDQIVILQIAMPEKHSAEAEKLYEQLAEAEKNFNPRSKLHV; encoded by the coding sequence ATGGACTTCAAAGACTATTACGCCGTGCTCGGTGTGAGTGAGTCTGCCTCCGCCGAGGAGATTAAAAAGGCCTACCGGAAGCTGGCGCGGAAGTACCATCCGGATGTCAGCAAGGAGGAAGATGCGGACACCAAGTTCAAGGATGTTGGTGAAGCTTACGAAGTACTGAAAGATCCCGAGAAACGGGCGGAATACGACCAGCTGCGCAAATACGGCGCCCGGGCGGATGGCTCCTTCGAGCCACCACCGGGCTGGCAGAGTGCATCCGGCTTCGGTGGCGGTGGTTACACCGAGGCCGACGCCCGCCAGTTCAGCGACTTCTTTGAGGAAATCTTTGGTGGTGGCCGTCGCGGCGGCTTTTCCGGTGGCTTCGGTGGTGGCGGTTTCCGCCAGAACATGAGAATGCGTGGTGAGGACGTGCACGCCAGGATTGCTCTGTTCCTGGAAGAGGCGTTTCATGGCTGTGAAAAACAGGTGTCTTTCGCGGTCCATGAGACTGATGAGCATGGCCGGGTGATTCCCCGGCAAAAGACCCTGAAAGTGAAGATTCCCGCCGGTATGCGCGAGGGCCAGAACATCCGCCTTAAGGGCCAGGGCTCGCCGGGTATTGGCGGCGGAGAGCCGGGTGATCTGTTCATCGAAGTCGAGTTTGCGCCGCATCCCCATTTTTCCATGGAGGGCCGGGATGTCATGGTGACTGTGCCGATAGCGCCGTGGGAAGCGGCTCTGGGGGCAACGGTGACGGTGCCGACTGTTGGCTCGAAGGTGAATGTGAAAGTGCCCAAAGGTTCCACAAGTGGCCGGAAGCTTCGGCTCAAAGGCAAGGGCTTTCCGGGCAAACATCCGGGCGATCAGATTGTTATCCTGCAGATCGCCATGCCCGAGAAACACAGCGCCGAAGCGGAGAAGCTCTACGAGCAACTTGCGGAGGCCGAGAAGAACTTCAATCCACGCAGCAAGCTTCACGTGTGA
- the gap gene encoding type I glyceraldehyde-3-phosphate dehydrogenase, which translates to MTDSAPFRVAINGYGRIGQCVLRALYENGFRDHLQVVAINELSDIDTIAHLTRYDSTHGRFQGDISVSGQDLMVNGDAIRVLSHADPAELPWRLLDVDLVLECSGAFSDRATAQKHIDSGAKQLLFSQPAESDVDRTVVYGVNHADLTADDVIVAAASCTTNCLVPVIKVLDDAFGVEQGSTTTIHAAMNDQPVIDAYHHQDLRRTRSALHNIVPVETGLAKGIERLLPNMEGKFSSVAMRVPTMNVSAIDMVVNVRKSTDVAAVNSLLKEAANGPLKSILGYTDELLASSDFNHDAHSGVVDGGQTRVTGGIMVKVLCWFDNEWGFANRMLDVSKSWLTKHS; encoded by the coding sequence ATGACAGACTCTGCGCCTTTTCGTGTCGCCATCAACGGGTACGGCCGAATCGGCCAGTGCGTGTTGCGCGCGCTTTATGAAAATGGCTTTCGCGACCACCTGCAGGTGGTCGCGATTAATGAGCTGTCGGATATCGACACCATTGCACACCTGACCCGATACGATTCCACCCATGGCCGGTTCCAGGGTGATATTTCGGTATCGGGCCAGGATCTCATGGTCAATGGCGATGCGATCCGCGTGTTGAGTCATGCTGACCCGGCAGAACTGCCCTGGCGGCTGCTTGATGTCGATCTGGTACTGGAATGTTCCGGCGCCTTCTCAGATCGCGCCACGGCCCAGAAACATATCGATTCTGGCGCCAAACAGCTGCTGTTCTCGCAGCCGGCCGAGTCAGATGTAGACCGCACCGTGGTCTACGGTGTGAACCACGCCGATCTCACAGCTGATGATGTGATCGTGGCCGCCGCCTCATGCACCACCAACTGCCTCGTTCCGGTGATCAAAGTGCTGGACGACGCGTTTGGTGTGGAGCAGGGCAGCACCACCACGATCCATGCCGCCATGAACGACCAGCCGGTCATCGATGCCTACCACCATCAGGATCTGCGGCGCACTCGAAGTGCCCTGCACAACATCGTCCCGGTGGAAACTGGTCTCGCCAAGGGTATCGAGCGGCTGCTGCCCAACATGGAAGGCAAGTTCAGCTCGGTGGCCATGAGGGTACCGACCATGAACGTGTCCGCCATCGACATGGTGGTGAATGTGCGCAAGAGCACCGATGTGGCAGCGGTGAACAGCCTGCTAAAAGAGGCCGCCAATGGCCCATTGAAGAGCATACTCGGCTACACCGACGAACTGCTGGCAAGCTCCGATTTCAACCACGACGCCCATTCCGGCGTGGTGGACGGCGGCCAGACCCGGGTAACCGGGGGCATCATGGTGAAAGTACTGTGCTGGTTCGACAATGAGTGGGGGTTCGCGAACCGGATGCTCGATGTCAGCAAAAGCTGGTTAACCAAACATTCTTAA
- a CDS encoding MFS transporter: protein MSSEPATRLRIFLIEFALALGGFAIGTGEFAIMGLMPNVSQDLGVTEPQVGHLISAYALGVVVGAPLLAVIGARFFRRQLLIWLMAFYAAGNLASALAADYTGVMIARFVAGLPHGAYFGVACLVAASLVPVHQRAKAVSRVMMGLTLALLLGNPMAAWMGQSLDWRYVYMFVGLISVLTLTMVISVLPTDPQEQRKGAFSEIRAFNRAGIWFALAIGAIGFSGMFAVFSYLAPTLLEVTQVEEYWIPLALAVFGLGGFTGNLLGGWLFDRLGFRAVGVILLLSACILVVFPSTTGTLPILLVACFLIAMMGALGPALQTHLMDVAHGAQNLAAASHHAAFNVANALGPWLAGMAITAGFGWSSTGYVGATTATIGLLIFLAAWRHKQKGPRNAEADSVPVS from the coding sequence TTGAGTAGCGAACCAGCCACACGACTCCGGATTTTCCTGATCGAATTCGCATTGGCACTGGGTGGATTTGCCATCGGTACGGGTGAATTCGCCATCATGGGTCTGATGCCCAATGTGTCGCAGGATCTCGGCGTCACGGAACCACAGGTAGGACATCTGATCAGCGCCTATGCGTTGGGGGTTGTCGTGGGCGCGCCGCTGCTGGCCGTGATCGGAGCCCGCTTTTTTCGGCGCCAGTTGCTGATCTGGCTGATGGCCTTTTATGCGGCAGGGAATCTGGCGAGCGCCCTGGCGGCGGACTACACGGGGGTCATGATTGCCCGATTTGTAGCCGGCCTCCCTCACGGGGCGTATTTCGGCGTTGCCTGCCTTGTAGCAGCGTCCCTGGTGCCAGTCCATCAACGGGCAAAAGCGGTCAGCCGCGTCATGATGGGGCTGACCCTGGCGCTGCTGCTGGGCAACCCCATGGCAGCCTGGATGGGGCAGTCTCTGGACTGGCGTTACGTGTACATGTTCGTGGGGCTCATTTCCGTACTCACGCTGACCATGGTGATTTCGGTGTTGCCAACTGATCCGCAGGAACAACGGAAGGGAGCATTCAGCGAGATTCGCGCGTTCAACCGGGCCGGCATCTGGTTCGCCCTGGCCATCGGCGCCATTGGTTTCTCAGGTATGTTTGCCGTGTTCAGCTACCTGGCACCGACACTGCTGGAAGTCACACAGGTTGAAGAGTACTGGATTCCCCTGGCATTGGCCGTGTTCGGGCTCGGCGGCTTCACCGGCAACCTGCTGGGCGGCTGGTTGTTCGATCGCCTGGGGTTCCGGGCGGTCGGCGTCATCCTGTTGTTGAGCGCCTGCATCCTGGTGGTATTCCCCTCCACCACCGGCACGCTTCCGATACTGCTGGTTGCCTGTTTCCTGATCGCCATGATGGGCGCCCTGGGCCCGGCGCTGCAGACCCATCTGATGGATGTGGCGCACGGCGCCCAGAACCTGGCAGCCGCCTCTCACCATGCTGCCTTCAATGTTGCCAACGCCCTTGGGCCCTGGCTGGCGGGCATGGCTATCACCGCTGGTTTCGGCTGGTCTTCGACAGGCTATGTCGGGGCCACGACGGCAACCATCGGTCTGCTTATTTTCCTGGCGGCCTGGCGCCACAAACAAAAAGGCCCCCGCAATGCGGAGGCCGATTCGGTTCCGGTCTCTTAG
- the fba gene encoding class II fructose-bisphosphate aldolase (catalyzes the reversible aldol condensation of dihydroxyacetonephosphate and glyceraldehyde 3-phosphate in the Calvin cycle, glycolysis, and/or gluconeogenesis), with the protein MALISMRQMLDHAAEHGYGVPAFNVNNLEQMRAIMEAADKTDSPVIVQASAGARKYAGAPFLRHLILAAIEEFPHIPVVMHQDHGTSPSVCQRSIQLGFSSVMMDGSLGEDGKTPTDYEYNVDVTRRTVEMAHACGVSVEGELGCLGSLETGQAGEEDGIGAEGTLDHSQMLTDPEEAADFVKKTHVDALAIAIGTSHGAYKFTRPPTGDILAIDQIKAIHARIPDTHLVMHGSSSVPQEWLKIINEYGGEIPETYGVPVEEIVEGIKHGVRKVNIDTDLRLASTGAVRRFLAENPAEFDPRKFLKETMKAMTEVCIARYEAFGCAGNASKIKPVNLERMFERYASGELDPKVK; encoded by the coding sequence ATGGCCCTGATTTCGATGCGGCAAATGCTGGATCACGCCGCCGAGCATGGTTACGGTGTGCCAGCCTTTAACGTCAACAACCTGGAACAGATGCGCGCCATCATGGAAGCCGCCGACAAAACCGATTCCCCGGTGATTGTCCAAGCCTCCGCCGGTGCTCGTAAGTACGCTGGCGCCCCCTTCCTGCGCCACCTGATCCTGGCGGCCATCGAAGAATTCCCGCATATCCCGGTGGTCATGCACCAGGACCATGGCACCAGCCCCTCCGTGTGCCAGCGCTCCATCCAGCTGGGCTTCAGCTCCGTTATGATGGACGGTTCCCTCGGTGAAGACGGTAAAACCCCCACCGACTACGAATACAACGTCGACGTTACCCGTCGTACGGTTGAAATGGCCCACGCCTGCGGCGTGTCCGTAGAAGGCGAACTGGGTTGCCTGGGTTCCCTGGAAACCGGCCAGGCCGGTGAAGAAGACGGCATCGGTGCCGAAGGCACCCTGGACCACAGCCAGATGCTGACCGACCCGGAAGAAGCCGCCGACTTCGTCAAGAAAACCCACGTTGATGCCCTGGCCATCGCCATCGGCACCAGCCACGGCGCTTACAAGTTTACTCGTCCGCCCACTGGTGACATCCTGGCCATCGACCAGATCAAGGCCATCCATGCTCGCATCCCGGATACCCATCTGGTTATGCACGGCTCCAGCTCCGTGCCCCAGGAGTGGCTGAAGATCATCAACGAATACGGTGGTGAGATTCCGGAAACTTACGGCGTACCGGTTGAAGAAATCGTGGAAGGCATCAAACACGGCGTGCGCAAGGTCAACATCGACACCGACCTGCGCCTGGCCAGCACCGGTGCCGTCCGTCGCTTCCTGGCTGAGAACCCGGCCGAGTTCGACCCGCGCAAATTCCTCAAGGAAACCATGAAGGCCATGACCGAAGTGTGCATCGCACGCTACGAAGCCTTCGGTTGTGCCGGCAACGCCAGCAAGATCAAGCCGGTTAACCTCGAGCGTATGTTCGAGCGTTACGCCTCTGGCGAGCTGGACCCCAAGGTAAAGTAA
- the metK gene encoding methionine adenosyltransferase: MADYNIFTSESVSEGHPDKLADQISDAVLDAILTDDPHARVACETMVKTGVAIVGGEITTSAWVDLEDLVRGVIKDIGYTSSKVGYDGDTCGIINIIGKQSVDIAQGVDRQKPEDQGAGDQGLMFGYASNETDVLMPAPITFSHRLVQRQAEARKSGLLPWLRPDAKSQVTCRYENGRVAGIDAVVLSTQHDEDVTQEDLKEAVMELIVKHALPAELLHKDTQFHINPTGKFVIGGPVGDCGLTGRKIIVDTYGGMARHGGGAFSGKDPSKVDRSAAYAGRYVAKNIVAAGLADKCEIQVSYAIGVAQPTSISLNTFGTGKISDDKIIQLVRENFDLRPYAITNMLDLLHPMYRATAAYGHFGRDPYEMTVGGKTFTAFPWEKTDRAAALKDAAGI; this comes from the coding sequence ATGGCTGACTACAATATCTTCACTTCCGAATCGGTCTCTGAAGGCCACCCGGACAAACTGGCAGACCAGATCTCTGATGCCGTGCTGGATGCCATTCTGACCGACGATCCCCACGCCCGTGTTGCCTGCGAAACCATGGTGAAAACCGGTGTGGCCATCGTTGGCGGTGAAATCACCACCAGTGCCTGGGTCGACCTGGAAGACCTGGTGCGCGGTGTGATCAAGGACATCGGCTACACCTCCTCGAAAGTGGGCTACGACGGTGACACCTGCGGCATCATCAACATCATCGGCAAGCAGTCGGTGGATATCGCCCAGGGCGTTGACCGCCAGAAGCCGGAAGACCAGGGTGCAGGCGACCAGGGCCTGATGTTCGGCTACGCCAGCAACGAAACCGACGTGCTGATGCCGGCACCGATCACCTTCTCCCACCGTCTGGTGCAGCGCCAGGCCGAGGCCCGCAAGAGCGGCCTGCTGCCGTGGCTGCGCCCGGACGCCAAGAGCCAGGTAACCTGCCGCTACGAGAATGGCCGTGTCGCCGGTATCGACGCGGTGGTTCTGTCCACCCAGCACGATGAAGACGTGACCCAGGAAGACCTGAAAGAAGCGGTGATGGAACTGATCGTGAAGCACGCGCTGCCCGCTGAACTGCTCCACAAGGACACCCAGTTCCACATCAACCCGACCGGCAAGTTTGTGATCGGCGGCCCGGTGGGCGACTGCGGCCTGACTGGCCGGAAGATCATCGTCGACACCTATGGCGGTATGGCTCGCCACGGTGGTGGAGCCTTCTCCGGCAAGGATCCGTCCAAGGTCGACCGTTCCGCCGCTTACGCCGGCCGCTACGTAGCCAAGAACATTGTTGCCGCCGGCCTCGCTGACAAGTGCGAGATCCAGGTGTCCTACGCCATCGGCGTTGCCCAGCCAACGTCGATTTCCCTGAACACCTTCGGCACCGGCAAGATCAGCGACGACAAGATCATCCAGCTGGTTCGCGAAAACTTCGACCTGCGCCCGTATGCGATCACCAACATGCTCGATCTGCTGCATCCGATGTACCGGGCCACGGCAGCCTACGGCCACTTTGGCCGCGATCCGTACGAGATGACCGTGGGTGGCAAGACCTTTACTGCCTTCCCATGGGAGAAGACCGATCGCGCCGCGGCTCTCAAGGATGCTGCTGGTATCTAA
- a CDS encoding phosphoglycerate kinase, giving the protein MAIKRMTDLNLAGKRVLIREDLNVPVKDGKVSSDARIRASLPTIKAAKDAGAKVMLMSHLGRPEEGVYDEASSMKPVADHLTKLLGQEVRLIKDYLGGVEVADGEVVLFENVRFNKGEKKDNEELSKKYAALCDVYVMDAFGTAHRAQASTHGVAKYAPEACAGPLLAAELEALGKALDNPAKPVVAIVGGSKVSTKLDVLNALEKVCDSIIVGGGIANTFLAAAGHPVGKSLCEHDLIDTAKDIASRVEIPLPVDVVVASEFAETATATVKNISDVSDDDMILDVGPETAGEFAQLLKNAKTILWNGPVGVFEFDQFGNGTKALAEAIAESDAFSLAGGGDTVAAVDKYGVADKISYISTGGGAFLEFVEGKTLPAVAVLEERGE; this is encoded by the coding sequence ATGGCCATCAAAAGAATGACCGACCTCAACCTCGCCGGCAAGCGAGTGCTGATCCGTGAAGACCTGAACGTGCCGGTCAAGGACGGCAAAGTCTCCAGCGACGCCCGCATCCGCGCGTCATTGCCCACCATCAAGGCCGCCAAAGACGCCGGCGCCAAAGTCATGCTGATGTCCCACCTCGGCCGCCCGGAAGAAGGCGTGTACGACGAAGCCTCCTCCATGAAGCCTGTGGCCGATCACCTGACCAAACTCCTCGGCCAGGAAGTCCGCCTGATCAAGGACTACCTCGGGGGCGTTGAAGTCGCCGACGGCGAAGTCGTCCTGTTCGAAAACGTCCGCTTCAACAAAGGCGAAAAGAAAGACAACGAAGAACTGTCCAAAAAGTACGCCGCTCTGTGCGACGTCTACGTCATGGACGCCTTCGGCACAGCCCACCGCGCCCAGGCCTCCACCCACGGCGTTGCCAAATACGCCCCCGAAGCTTGCGCCGGCCCCCTGCTGGCGGCGGAACTGGAAGCCCTGGGCAAAGCCCTGGATAACCCGGCCAAACCGGTGGTTGCCATTGTTGGCGGCTCCAAGGTTTCTACCAAACTGGACGTGCTCAACGCCCTGGAGAAAGTTTGCGACTCGATCATCGTCGGCGGCGGCATTGCCAACACCTTCCTGGCGGCCGCTGGTCATCCGGTGGGCAAATCCCTGTGCGAGCACGACCTGATTGACACCGCCAAAGACATCGCCAGCCGCGTTGAAATCCCACTGCCGGTAGACGTGGTTGTTGCCAGCGAATTCGCCGAAACGGCTACGGCAACCGTCAAGAACATCTCCGACGTCAGCGACGACGACATGATCCTCGACGTCGGCCCGGAAACCGCTGGCGAATTCGCCCAGTTGCTGAAAAACGCCAAAACCATCCTGTGGAATGGCCCGGTTGGCGTCTTCGAATTCGACCAGTTCGGCAACGGAACTAAAGCCCTGGCCGAAGCCATCGCCGAAAGTGACGCCTTCTCCCTCGCCGGCGGTGGTGACACCGTCGCCGCCGTTGACAAGTACGGCGTTGCTGACAAAATCTCGTATATCTCCACCGGTGGTGGCGCTTTCCTGGAATTCGTAGAAGGCAAGACACTCCCGGCAGTAGCGGTATTGGAAGAACGCGGCGAGTAA
- a CDS encoding chaperone modulator CbpM: MSKQDHILTVEVLDQDGSTFTLREICERGECHAEFVIKLVDYGIIAPVEESPEARHWEFDVVALSRLRKAQRLQRDLKMNLPGLAMSLELLDEVEEMRREVGRLNHRIRQLMGE; encoded by the coding sequence ATGAGCAAGCAAGATCATATTCTGACGGTCGAGGTGCTCGATCAGGATGGCAGCACCTTCACCCTGCGTGAAATCTGCGAGCGCGGTGAGTGCCATGCAGAGTTTGTCATCAAGCTGGTGGACTACGGCATCATTGCCCCGGTGGAAGAATCACCAGAAGCACGGCATTGGGAGTTCGATGTCGTCGCCCTGAGCCGGTTGCGCAAGGCCCAGAGGCTGCAGCGGGACCTGAAAATGAATCTGCCCGGTCTGGCCATGTCACTGGAGTTGCTCGACGAGGTGGAGGAGATGCGTCGGGAAGTGGGCCGTCTCAATCATCGCATCCGGCAATTGATGGGGGAGTAA
- a CDS encoding DUF6435 family protein yields the protein MLGFLKGDPKKKLQKEYEAKLAKALDAQRNGDLRTHGTLMEEAEKIYAEIQALEEKK from the coding sequence ATGCTGGGATTTTTGAAAGGCGATCCGAAGAAAAAACTGCAGAAGGAATACGAGGCCAAACTCGCCAAAGCACTGGATGCCCAGCGCAACGGCGATTTGAGAACTCACGGTACGCTTATGGAAGAGGCGGAAAAAATCTACGCCGAGATTCAGGCGCTGGAAGAAAAGAAGTAA
- a CDS encoding metalloregulator ArsR/SmtB family transcription factor, which yields MTSMNAHADNLSSVDALAPIFKASGDPLRLEILRVLRRDTFGVLELSQLFDMRQSGMSHHLKVMNKAGLLEPQREGNAIFYRRPLHLDSDKPTDQTIRQIFEVVDRVPLPPHLQERIEAIRTQRADQSQAFFARHAEQFREQQELIAAFDLYAEPVAEMIRKRSRKHQWQSALEIGPGEGAFLPVLAELCGHVIALDNSRDMLAKATRTCIEERLNNIDLIEGVTDTLLARGDAFDLVVANMVLHHVPSPADIFLDAAALMNNGGCFVISDLCSHDQDWAKENCGDLWLGFEPEELTSWAADAGLLAGEQLFIGLRNGFQIQVREFWKHSGQI from the coding sequence ATGACATCCATGAACGCACACGCCGATAACCTGTCCTCCGTGGACGCACTGGCCCCGATCTTCAAAGCGAGCGGGGATCCGTTGCGCCTGGAGATTTTGCGTGTGTTGAGAAGGGATACCTTCGGGGTACTGGAACTCAGCCAGCTGTTCGATATGCGCCAGTCCGGCATGAGCCACCACCTGAAAGTGATGAACAAGGCCGGTCTGCTGGAGCCTCAGCGCGAAGGCAATGCGATCTTCTATCGCCGCCCGCTGCACCTGGACAGCGACAAGCCAACTGACCAGACCATTCGCCAGATATTTGAGGTGGTGGACCGGGTGCCGCTGCCCCCTCACCTGCAGGAACGGATTGAAGCCATTCGTACCCAGCGCGCCGATCAGTCCCAGGCCTTCTTTGCCCGCCATGCAGAACAGTTCCGGGAACAACAGGAACTGATCGCCGCCTTTGACCTTTATGCGGAGCCGGTAGCGGAGATGATCCGCAAGCGGTCCCGCAAGCACCAGTGGCAGTCGGCCCTGGAAATCGGCCCCGGTGAAGGCGCCTTTCTGCCTGTTCTGGCTGAGCTTTGCGGACACGTGATTGCCCTTGATAACAGCCGGGACATGCTGGCCAAGGCAACCCGCACGTGTATTGAAGAACGGTTGAACAACATCGATCTGATTGAGGGCGTAACCGACACCCTGCTGGCCCGGGGCGACGCCTTCGACCTGGTGGTTGCCAACATGGTGCTGCACCACGTGCCCAGCCCCGCTGACATCTTCCTGGATGCCGCGGCACTGATGAACAACGGCGGCTGCTTTGTGATCAGCGACCTGTGCAGTCACGACCAGGACTGGGCCAAAGAAAACTGCGGTGATCTCTGGCTCGGTTTCGAGCCGGAAGAGCTGACAAGCTGGGCAGCGGACGCTGGCCTGCTAGCCGGGGAACAGCTGTTCATCGGCTTGCGAAACGGTTTCCAGATCCAGGTTCGCGAATTCTGGAAACACAGCGGCCAGATTTGA